aaatcaaaactaatttcacacttatatgatttagtatatgtaaagacaagattaaatcaagaatagtaagccaaaaagtaaatgtggacagttattctaatGTCTTTAATATGCAcctagcctgtgagaaagacccgatcacgtgacgGGCATTGGACAATAAGAATTGAGtaatctgagagagccatgtgagtgaggtGCTTTGGAGCATGAagccgggagaagggaattataaatattatattcagcACATGGGCACAACGGCCAAAAAATGCATGGGGGGGGGCATGACattttttttagggggcattacggccacacaaagtaGATGCGGCCAGGAAATTCtgggcattatcaagtgcttgttaaattgtgaatgagagactgattaAGTGTGTACAGCCCGAGCaataaacaaagcagagctcatgcctttgaTACGACTTAGAatatattaaaaatcaaaacatatagcccaacatttgtagaacaactaaagttgcataaataactctaaatgaagcatataggaggaacggtttctttgttaaccgctcaacacagaataggcCCATGTGCGCACTCCtatttattcagctatgttcaactGTATTTTTcacactataaaataatgccacggaattctaaacaaatctcgtctgctaaatgaactagtgtagcccacagccatagcCAGATCACGGCCTAACATAAAGACAACTCAGATTATGCTCTTCTGAAATAAGActtcattttcttcatatcatttTTCTTtagactaaaataaataatggatttattgtgatggtgtaggctatattaactttttatgtagatgttccaaagttCTGCATCATTGGCTTAtaggctatgcgtggaagccaAGAGATgggaaatgtgtttatgttaattaacggtcaattaccgtgagaccggcagttatttgcgtGACAATCACCGGCTGCCCTCATCCTAGATCAGCAATATCACCTTGTTCAGTCGTTCTTGTTCCTTTTGCTCCTGGAGATTTTTCTCTGCTTTGTTCAGCTTCCTGTCCACCTTCTGTAGCTGGTTCTCCAGAGAGCCCTGTGAACAGAGAGGGagtttgggagagagagagagaaacagagggagagagtgggtttgagggaggggagagagattacATTCACTATGACAACAAGATTATAGTGAGGGTAAATGGTGAACTCAACTGGAAATGTCTCCCTTTTTCACATTGGTTCAGACAAGTCACTTCAGGAAGCAGCTTGAACAATTCATACAAACAGTGAGATCACATTATGTTTTGTCAcagtcccgaatggcaccctattcccgttatagtgcattgcttttgaccagagccctatgggatctctctcttccccactatTTAGGTTTcgggtgacatttgggactcaCACATTGTCTCTCATTCGCTAAACCATGTCAGACAACAGCAGTGACAATGACATTCACCTGTGTTCTAGACTCATCAATTGCCATTCTGTGGAGGCCTCGTCTAGAGTATAGAGGTGTGTTCTTTGTGTGTGTACCTTTTGTTTGATCGAAAGTGATAGGGAGTACATACTTATTGTGTGCGAGTGTGTTCTAAGTGACGGTCTTTCATTTTTAGAGTGCTTCATTTAGTCCTGTACATCCCCCTCCTGACCAGTAGACCAACAAACAGAGACCTCTTAACTCTACCACTCCTCCATAACGATATGTAACCTAAACCAGGGGTGCAattttggttttagaagtgggggtaTCCAGTCAGATAAACATTCCAACACGCTcagaggcgtccgcatggtcctaaagcacacatTTGCCTcagacaaaaatgcaatttcagaatgtgtggGGTGGGGGCATGTCACCCTTGTCCCCTGTGAAAGTTGTGCCTGTGACTTAAACACACAGTGATTAACCTATTCACTGTTTTAGAGGTTTTATAACTTTAGACCTGTTACCTTCAGATCCTTCATAGTGTTCTTCAGGGTCTTGATGGTGTGTCCCGCGTGGCCCCCCTCGATGGTACAGGCGTTGCAGACACACACCCGGTCGTCCATGCAGTAGTAGCGGTACATCTCATCGTGTTCAGGACACTTCCTCTTCCTCAGGTCCCCCAGGGGTTCAGTCAGGGGGTGCTCCCTAAACGCAGGCAGCTCCAGGTGGGGCTTCACGTGCTcctgaaatggacaaaatgaAGAAAAAGTTCATGTTTGTCTTGACTTACCTGCTGAttgaaaatgtaaaataaaacaaagctttaaaaaaattaaaaaggtgTTATGCACATCCAACACTTGAATGTGTTGAGAATACTGGTGCTGTGCAAAAAAAGAGTGCTTAGATAACAGAATAAGAATATTGGAATATTTCTGCTCCACAGTGCTTTACCATGGGTGAATTTGGAATTATGGATGCTAAAATGATGGATGCCTCTCAGAGCTTTACCTGACACATAGACACCTCGCATTTCAGACACGTCTTGACCGCTACCTCTACCACCACTCCAGCCCCAGGTTCCCCTTTCCCCACCTCGCTAGTGTCCACTGGAGAGCAGTAGTCACACGGCACGGACACGGGGGTCTTGGCTGTTGTCGGGCTGCCGTCTGGTTGTTGTTGTCTTGACGATACTGCCTGGACATCATagagaaaggaagaggaagagaggtagcGTGTTTGTTGGGTGGGGCCTATAGGCTATGAATCAGTAGAGCAGGCTATTGtaaaggggtggcagggtagcctagtaaccggaaggttgcaagttcatatccccgagctgacaaggtacaaatctgtcgttctgcccctgaacaggcagttaacccactgttcctaggccgtcattgaaaataagattttgttcttaactgacttgcctagttaaataaaggtaaaaacaaaaatatgaataCTCCTTAAACTAAGGTCATCAGAGTGATAGGCCTTAAAGTTCATGTAAACTTTTCTTTGGTGCTTTTAGCTACCTCTCCACAGCTAATGTGACCAGAGACCATGtgtatcaagcatctcagagtaggagtgctgatctcagATCAGGGCCCTCCTGTCCATGTAAAAGGCTAAAACGTATCCTAAATCAGTACTCCTCCACTGAGACACTTCATGAATACAGCCCCCAGACAGCACATACCCGTCCCCTGTAGCGGAAGTCGTCTGCGATGTTGGCGAGCTTAAAGTTCTTCTGGGAGGCCGTGGAGCAGCGGTGGCTCTCTCGGCACTCGGGGCAACGGAAGCGGCCTCGCTCCGCTTGCCGTTTGAGCCGGCGGACACACAGCAGGCAGAAATTGTGGCCGCAGGGCAGCAGGTGGGGGTCCCGGAAAAGGTCCAAGCACACGGGACAGGTGAGCTCGTCTTCTAGAAGAGTGGACTGGTCCATAGAGGTAGCCATGATGggaagggggaaggggagagCTGATGATGGGAAGGGGGAAGGGGTAAGCTGATGATGGGAAGGGGGAAGGGGAAAGctgatgatggggggggggggatatatatgcAGAGTAGTAAAACAATGACAAACCTAAAAGCCTAAATAATAAGGTAATCATCTAAGAAGTAACCAATGTGGCAGTTTAAAACAAAAGTCTTTTAAAACTTTTCACTTCCCCTTTCCTATCAACAATGTTGATGTTGGACCAGCTCTGAACTTGCTGACGTAAACCTAAAGTTCAAAAGGTAATGTGTGGCCATAGTTGCATGACTGCTAATAGGCCAATTTAAATTTCAATAGTAGCCTCATAAatcaccagtggtggaaaaaagta
The genomic region above belongs to Oncorhynchus kisutch isolate 150728-3 linkage group LG16, Okis_V2, whole genome shotgun sequence and contains:
- the LOC109906347 gene encoding E3 ubiquitin/ISG15 ligase TRIM25 translates to MATSMDQSTLLEDELTCPVCLDLFRDPHLLPCGHNFCLLCVRRLKRQAERGRFRCPECRESHRCSTASQKNFKLANIADDFRYRGRAVSSRQQQPDGSPTTAKTPVSVPCDYCSPVDTSEVGKGEPGAGVVVEVAVKTCLKCEVSMCQEHVKPHLELPAFREHPLTEPLGDLRKRKCPEHDEMYRYYCMDDRVCVCNACTIEGGHAGHTIKTLKNTMKDLKGSLENQLQKVDRKLNKAEKNLQEQKEQERLNKRFLEDSDQGVTALGEVLQVHLEGFLTSLRDCSCSHGVECGPSIQRNIAKAVQDQSRLQDVHSGIQTLAQENDPFRFLEAYKSSSKNFCRQLKKPLFHPECACVDSDGLAESMEAKQEDFLTEVHSHVSHLINELCPVVREEEDSGGEEEDEDDDDSSDGDEQEEAEEEMRSEEEEAVHDQSESADELYSPEGQEDEEEEEEEEEEEEEEIHSD